One region of Brassica napus cultivar Da-Ae chromosome A10, Da-Ae, whole genome shotgun sequence genomic DNA includes:
- the LOC111201352 gene encoding F-box protein At4g00893-like, producing the protein MFRLLVKDTICASAVCKAWYESSVSCLMNNRRPWFMKYSLTSHRGPCEWYDPMQRMSYLTYIPEIIGMSVYHAKDGWLLMYKDGSSESFFFNPFTRKLINLPSCEHYNESAAFTCAPTSEGCLVFGVTNIDRDNNFVGINTLKIGETKWETTHFKSFGGLFTSKINIIFLEGLVHCFGWLDWIPVFDPSNRTLVNHMAEYDRSLELSSGCYFVEIKGDIFFVKTGGEKLRFFRLNRNNKGWSWEEKDKIDETSTIFGASCGSVCRSDLPTSLRNKLLLSNAPHPMIKTYFSDGEKYLTNDSGTPFWDRHPKYQCVWIEPPKQCIDFI; encoded by the coding sequence ATGTTTCGTCTCCTTGTAAAAGATACCATATGTGCATCCGCAGTCTGTAAGGCATGGTATGAATCTAGTGTTTCTTGTCTGATGAATAACCGTCGTCCATGGTTTATGAAATACTCTTTAACATCACATAGAGGGCCTTGTGAGTGGTATGATCCCATGCAGAGGATGTCATACCTCACATATATCCCAGAAATAATAGGCATGTCGGTCTATCACGCAAAAGATGGTTGGTTGCTTATGTACAAAGATGGTTCATCCGAGTCATTCTTCTTCAACCCATTTACTCGAAAGCTTATAAATCTGCCTAGTTGCGAACATTATAACGAATCTGCGGCTTTCACATGTGCACCCACGTCAGAAGGTTGTTTGGTTTTTGGTGTGACAAACATCGACAGAGACAACAACTTTGTTGGAATCAACACTCTTAAGATTGGAGAAACCAAATGGGAGACTACTCATTTTAAGAGTTTTGGAGGTCTTTTCACTTCTAaaatcaatattatttttttggaagGTCTCGTTCACTGTTTTGGTTGGTTAGATTGGATTCCGGTTTTTGATCCATCCAACCGAACCTTGGTCAACCACATGGCAGAATATGATAGGAGCCTCGAACTTTCATCTGGATGTTACTTTGTAGAGATAAAAGGAGATATCTTCTTCGTAAAAACAGGTGGTGAGAAGCTACGATTTTTTAGATTAAATCGAAATAATAAAGGTTGGAGTTGGGAAGAGAAGGACAAAATCGATGAAACGTCAACGATCTTCGGGGCTTCTTGCGGATCTGTATGTAGATCAGACCTTCCAACCAGTTTGAGAAACAAGCTACTCTTATCCAATGCACCTCACCCGATGATCAAAACTTATTTTTCTGATGGAGAAAAGTATCTCACAAATGATTCAGGCACTCCGTTTTGGGATAGACATCCCAAATATCAATGTGTTTGGATTGAACCTCCCAAACAATGCATAGATTTTATTTGA